The following proteins come from a genomic window of Leopardus geoffroyi isolate Oge1 chromosome A3, O.geoffroyi_Oge1_pat1.0, whole genome shotgun sequence:
- the NNAT gene encoding neuronatin isoform X1 yields the protein MAAVAAASAELLIIGWYIFRVLLQVFLECCIYWVGFAFRNPPGTQPIARSEVFRYSLQKLAYTVSRTGRQVLGERRQRAPN from the exons ATGGCGGCAGTGGCGGCAGCTTCAGCGGAGCTGCTCATCATCGGCTGGTACATTTTCCGCGTGCTACTGCAG GTGTTCCTGGAATGCTGCATTTACTGGGTAGGATTCGCTTTTCGGAATCCTCCAGGGACACAGCCCATTGCGAGAAGTGAG GTGTTCAGGTACTCCCTGCAGAAGCTGGCGTACACGGTGTCGAGGACCGGGCGGCAGGTGTTGGGAGAGCGCCGGCAGCGAGCCCCCAACTGA
- the NNAT gene encoding neuronatin isoform X3 translates to MAAVAAASAELLIIGWYIFRVLLQVFLECCIYWVGFAFRNPPGTQPIARSVQVLPAEAGVHGVEDRAAGVGRAPAASPQLRPQPPALGGRVTRCSCASRPAWEPVPRRNGGSPVLSRQRSICQGQ, encoded by the exons ATGGCGGCAGTGGCGGCAGCTTCAGCGGAGCTGCTCATCATCGGCTGGTACATTTTCCGCGTGCTACTGCAG GTGTTCCTGGAATGCTGCATTTACTGGGTAGGATTCGCTTTTCGGAATCCTCCAGGGACACAGCCCATTGCGAGAA GTGTTCAGGTACTCCCTGCAGAAGCTGGCGTACACGGTGTCGAGGACCGGGCGGCAGGTGTTGGGAGAGCGCCGGCAGCGAGCCCCCAACTGAGgccccaacccccagccctggGCGGCCGCGTCACCAGGTGCTCCTGTGCTTCTCGGCCAGCATGGGAGCCAGTGCCGCGCAGGAATGGGGGGTCCCCTGTGCTCTCTCGCCAGAGGAGCATTTGCCAAGGTCAGTGA
- the NNAT gene encoding neuronatin isoform X2, giving the protein MAAVAAASAELLIIGWYIFRVLLQVFRYSLQKLAYTVSRTGRQVLGERRQRAPN; this is encoded by the exons ATGGCGGCAGTGGCGGCAGCTTCAGCGGAGCTGCTCATCATCGGCTGGTACATTTTCCGCGTGCTACTGCAG GTGTTCAGGTACTCCCTGCAGAAGCTGGCGTACACGGTGTCGAGGACCGGGCGGCAGGTGTTGGGAGAGCGCCGGCAGCGAGCCCCCAACTGA